The Lutibacter profundi genome includes a region encoding these proteins:
- the mscL gene encoding large-conductance mechanosensitive channel protein MscL, protein MLNEFKKFAIKGNLVDIAVGFVMGAAFKSVVTSFTGGVVSPLIGLIFNSDFKDLKYVVKDGVADEAGKVVGEVAVLYGDFITNVIDFIIVAFVMFMIIKGINKMKKKEEPAPEAPKGPSQEDLLTEIRDLLSKK, encoded by the coding sequence ATGTTAAATGAATTTAAAAAATTTGCAATAAAGGGTAACCTTGTTGATATTGCAGTGGGTTTTGTAATGGGTGCAGCTTTTAAAAGTGTTGTAACTTCATTTACTGGAGGTGTTGTTTCGCCTCTTATTGGATTAATTTTTAACTCAGATTTTAAAGATTTAAAATACGTTGTAAAAGATGGTGTTGCTGATGAAGCAGGAAAAGTTGTTGGTGAAGTAGCTGTTCTTTATGGAGATTTTATAACTAATGTTATCGATTTTATTATTGTGGCTTTTGTTATGTTTATGATAATAAAAGGAATTAATAAAATGAAAAAGAAAGAAGAACCAGCTCCTGAAGCTCCAAAAGGCCCTTCACAAGAAGATTTATTAACTGAAATAAGAGATTTATTATCTAAAAAGTAA
- the alr gene encoding alanine racemase, which translates to MENSHVTVLEIDLNAVKINLNYFKSKLYKKTKIVVVVKAFGYGSDAVEIAKFLENSVDYFAVAYLNEGVTLRKGGIKTPILVLHPQKCNLEKIIEHRLEPNIYSVNLLKRFIEISRILKLENYPIHLKFNTGLNRLGFTKNDISEISSLINNQNEIIVKSIFSHIAASEDLNERVFTLQQINIFNSISKEVINLLNYTPFKHMLNTSGVLNYATEAQFDMVRLGIGLYGFGNDEKHTKKLKSVLTLTSIISQIQTIRKGETVGYNRAYKATTTIKTATIPIGHADGISRKLGNSVGYVYINNKKAVIVGNVCMDMIMVDVTNIVCNEGDEVIIYKNQQHIEALAKASNTIPYELLTAISQRVRRVLKSC; encoded by the coding sequence ATGGAAAATAGCCACGTTACTGTACTTGAAATAGATTTAAATGCTGTTAAAATCAACTTAAATTATTTCAAATCTAAACTTTACAAAAAAACTAAAATAGTAGTAGTTGTAAAGGCTTTTGGTTATGGTAGTGATGCCGTTGAAATTGCAAAATTTTTAGAAAATAGTGTTGATTATTTTGCCGTAGCCTACTTAAATGAGGGTGTTACTTTAAGAAAAGGAGGAATTAAAACACCTATTTTGGTGCTACATCCACAAAAATGCAACCTTGAAAAGATTATTGAACACCGTTTAGAACCAAATATTTATTCAGTTAATTTACTAAAACGGTTTATTGAAATTTCAAGAATTTTAAAATTAGAAAACTACCCTATTCATTTAAAATTTAATACTGGTTTAAACAGATTAGGATTTACAAAAAATGATATTTCAGAAATATCTTCATTAATAAACAATCAAAATGAAATTATTGTTAAATCTATTTTTTCTCATATTGCTGCAAGTGAAGATTTAAATGAACGTGTATTTACCTTACAACAAATAAATATCTTCAACTCCATTTCAAAAGAAGTAATTAACCTATTAAATTACACTCCTTTTAAACACATGTTAAACACTTCTGGTGTCTTAAATTATGCTACTGAAGCTCAATTTGATATGGTGCGTTTAGGAATTGGGTTATATGGTTTTGGAAATGACGAAAAACATACTAAAAAATTAAAGAGCGTCTTAACCTTAACATCAATTATATCTCAAATCCAAACTATTCGAAAAGGAGAAACTGTTGGGTATAACAGGGCTTATAAAGCTACAACAACTATTAAAACAGCTACAATACCTATAGGACATGCTGATGGTATTTCTCGTAAATTAGGTAATAGTGTTGGTTACGTTTACATTAATAATAAAAAGGCCGTAATTGTTGGCAATGTTTGCATGGATATGATTATGGTTGACGTTACTAATATTGTATGTAATGAAGGAGATGAAGTTATAATCTACAAAAATCAACAACATATTGAAGCATTGGCAAAGGCAAGTAATACCATTCCTTATGAATTATTGACAGCCATTTCACAGCGAGTTAGACGTGTATTAAAAAGTTGCTAA
- a CDS encoding thymidine kinase codes for MFLENTVNHNEQFGWIEVICGSMFSGKTEELIRRLKRAQFAKQKIEIFKPAIDTRYDEEMVVSHDANEIRSTPVPSSSNILILAADVDVVGIDEAQFFDDGIVAVCNELANRGVRVIVAGLDMDFKGNPFGPMPYLMATAEYVTKVHAVCTRTGNLAHFSHRTATSNELVLLGETQEYEPLSRAAYYKAVHAEKNKKEAQNNNGK; via the coding sequence ATGTTTCTTGAAAATACAGTAAATCATAACGAACAATTTGGTTGGATAGAAGTTATTTGCGGATCCATGTTTTCTGGTAAAACAGAAGAATTAATTCGCAGGTTAAAACGAGCGCAATTTGCCAAACAAAAAATAGAGATTTTTAAACCTGCAATAGATACTCGCTATGATGAAGAAATGGTAGTTTCACATGATGCGAATGAAATTAGATCAACACCTGTACCTTCATCTTCCAATATATTAATTTTAGCCGCCGATGTAGATGTTGTTGGAATTGACGAAGCACAATTTTTTGATGATGGAATTGTTGCTGTTTGCAATGAATTAGCAAATCGTGGCGTTCGAGTTATTGTTGCTGGTTTAGATATGGATTTTAAAGGGAATCCATTTGGCCCAATGCCTTATTTAATGGCTACTGCTGAATATGTTACAAAAGTACATGCCGTTTGCACAAGAACTGGAAACTTAGCGCATTTTAGCCATAGAACAGCCACAAGTAATGAGCTTGTTTTACTTGGTGAAACGCAAGAATACGAGCCTTTAAGTCGTGCAGCATACTACAAAGCTGTTCATGCCGAAAAAAATAAAAAGGAAGCGCAAAATAACAATGGAAAATAG
- a CDS encoding DNA adenine methylase, whose translation MNYIGSKHKLSSFLKKSIKEVVADDLSELVFCDLFAGTGIVGRNFKPFVKQVIANDIEWYSYILNKNYIGNYQLLDCDEKIKRLNSLKGVEGFIFHNYCEKGSSNRLYFSAENGRKIDAIRQQIEVWKINSEITEDEYYFLLASLIESADKVANTASVYGAYLKQLKKSAQKLLVFSPAKFKETKNSHQVFNEDSNQLIKKITGDILYLDPPYNSRQYGSNYHLLNTIAKYDTFIPQGKTGLRDYYRSSYCKKNEVKKSFEDLIKNANFNYVFLSYNNEGLMTENEVGTIMSSYGKYSLKTINYQRFKADKTKNRNHKATATVEYLHILEKTV comes from the coding sequence GTGAATTATATAGGCTCTAAACATAAATTATCATCATTTCTAAAAAAATCAATAAAGGAAGTAGTTGCTGATGATTTGTCAGAACTTGTTTTTTGTGATTTATTTGCAGGAACTGGAATTGTTGGGCGTAATTTTAAACCATTTGTAAAGCAAGTTATTGCAAATGATATTGAATGGTACAGCTATATTTTAAACAAGAATTACATTGGAAATTACCAGCTATTAGATTGTGATGAGAAAATTAAAAGGTTAAATAGTTTAAAAGGTGTTGAGGGTTTTATTTTTCATAACTATTGCGAAAAAGGAAGTAGTAATAGGTTGTATTTTTCGGCTGAAAATGGAAGAAAAATTGATGCTATTAGACAACAGATAGAAGTTTGGAAAATAAATAGTGAAATAACAGAAGACGAATATTATTTTTTATTAGCATCACTAATTGAAAGTGCAGATAAAGTTGCAAATACGGCATCAGTCTATGGAGCTTATTTGAAACAATTAAAAAAATCGGCTCAAAAGTTGTTGGTGTTCTCACCAGCAAAATTTAAAGAAACTAAAAATTCACACCAAGTTTTTAATGAAGACAGTAATCAGCTTATTAAAAAAATTACAGGCGATATTTTGTATTTAGACCCTCCTTATAACTCACGGCAATATGGTTCAAATTATCACTTGTTAAATACCATTGCTAAATATGATACCTTTATTCCTCAAGGAAAAACAGGATTGCGAGATTATTATAGGTCGTCTTATTGTAAGAAAAATGAAGTAAAAAAATCTTTCGAAGATTTAATAAAAAACGCTAACTTTAACTATGTTTTTTTAAGTTATAACAATGAGGGTTTAATGACTGAAAATGAGGTAGGTACAATAATGTCATCCTATGGGAAATACAGTTTAAAAACAATTAACTATCAACGCTTTAAAGCAGATAAAACCAAAAACAGAAATCATAAGGCAACTGCAACAGTTGAATATTTACATATTTTAGAAAAAACAGTATGA
- a CDS encoding DUF4254 domain-containing protein, whose product MSAQEYNKLFDEVIAKYHIIDKVDQPFENPFNKDTFEHLLYRKNWIDTVQWHYEDIIRLPDIDPVEAIVLKRKIDASNQDRTDMVEFIDSYFLNKFKDVKVQEGAKINSETPAWAIDRLSILALKIYHMNEEATRESASEEHRVKCQKKLDILLEQRVDLSTAIDDLLADFASGKKYMKVYKQMKMYNDEDTNPMLYAKK is encoded by the coding sequence ATGAGCGCACAAGAATACAATAAATTATTTGATGAGGTAATTGCAAAATATCACATTATTGACAAAGTAGATCAACCATTTGAAAACCCGTTTAATAAAGATACTTTTGAACACTTATTGTACAGAAAAAATTGGATTGATACGGTTCAATGGCATTATGAAGATATAATTCGTTTGCCAGATATTGATCCTGTTGAAGCAATTGTTTTAAAACGAAAAATAGATGCTTCAAATCAAGACAGAACAGATATGGTTGAGTTTATAGATAGTTACTTTTTAAATAAATTTAAAGATGTAAAAGTACAAGAAGGAGCCAAAATTAATTCAGAAACTCCAGCTTGGGCTATAGATAGACTTTCAATTTTGGCTTTAAAAATTTATCATATGAATGAAGAAGCAACGCGAGAATCTGCATCAGAAGAACACAGAGTAAAATGTCAGAAAAAATTAGATATTTTATTAGAACAAAGAGTTGATTTATCTACTGCAATTGATGATTTATTAGCCGATTTTGCTTCGGGTAAAAAGTATATGAAAGTGTACAAACAAATGAAAATGTATAATGATGAGGATACAAACCCTATGTTATATGCCAAAAAATAA
- a CDS encoding DUF3089 domain-containing protein, whose translation MKAYLQSYKVILFIGVLLILNSCKSVVIPVFAAQLPPDKPNYQKQASWAVLPNTYPENLLHWKINRDSLQADVFYIYPTLNIDEKDLRWNVPITDSVQNKKVINKAVYYQASAFINAGNLYVPYYRQAHLRSYSQYDTGGSEALKLAYIDIKNAFEFYLKNYNKGKPIIIASHSQGTTHAIRLLKDFFDGKPLQSKLIAAYIPGIAIRKEEFKHIYLMKSPTEIGGFVSWNTYKNNYYPKTYNEWFKGVATTNPITWDAKIASQRKDHKGFLFTNNKLYKQALKVYVKDGILWITLPRFPYRIFALGKKRYHTGDINLFWEDIRENAMLRVKAYYNRKEIIKKNIN comes from the coding sequence TTGAAGGCTTATTTACAAAGTTATAAAGTTATTCTATTCATTGGAGTACTACTTATTTTAAATAGTTGTAAAAGTGTGGTAATCCCTGTTTTTGCTGCACAGTTGCCACCTGATAAACCAAATTATCAGAAACAAGCATCATGGGCTGTATTGCCAAATACATACCCAGAAAATTTATTACATTGGAAAATAAATAGAGATTCTTTACAAGCAGATGTGTTTTATATTTACCCAACGCTAAATATTGATGAAAAAGATTTGAGATGGAATGTTCCAATTACAGATTCCGTCCAGAATAAAAAAGTAATCAACAAAGCTGTTTATTATCAAGCATCAGCATTTATAAATGCAGGAAATTTGTATGTTCCATATTATAGACAAGCACACCTTAGGTCATACTCACAATATGATACAGGTGGGAGTGAGGCTTTAAAATTAGCTTATATAGATATTAAAAATGCGTTTGAATTTTATTTAAAAAATTATAATAAAGGAAAACCAATTATTATTGCATCCCATAGTCAAGGAACAACCCATGCCATAAGACTTTTAAAAGATTTTTTTGATGGAAAACCACTACAAAGTAAATTAATTGCGGCTTATATTCCAGGAATTGCTATAAGAAAAGAAGAGTTTAAACATATTTATTTAATGAAAAGCCCAACTGAAATAGGAGGTTTTGTTTCTTGGAATACATATAAAAACAATTATTATCCAAAAACATATAATGAATGGTTTAAAGGAGTTGCAACTACAAACCCTATTACTTGGGATGCTAAAATAGCATCTCAAAGAAAAGACCATAAAGGATTTTTGTTTACAAATAACAAATTGTATAAACAAGCACTTAAAGTTTATGTAAAAGATGGCATTTTATGGATTACTTTACCACGTTTTCCGTATCGTATTTTTGCTTTAGGTAAAAAACGTTACCATACAGGAGATATTAATTTATTTTGGGAAGATATTAGAGAAAATGCAATGTTACGTGTTAAAGCATACTACAATAGAAAAGAAATAATAAAAAAAAACATTAACTAA
- a CDS encoding DUF4252 domain-containing protein: MKNSILLLTILILVTSCASKSSFNSFYVENRENSNFSISTPAFFTNLFIPKDDVKEFEDLFKKVRHYKLMIFSEDSTSLDEKFDRFIKRKNYISFFRINKNRDKVQFYLLKNKNKIKEIVIKIKSDGSLTLLGLKTNYSQLKQYY; encoded by the coding sequence ATGAAAAATAGTATTCTACTTTTAACAATACTAATTTTAGTAACCTCTTGCGCATCAAAATCATCGTTCAATTCTTTTTATGTTGAAAATAGAGAGAATAGTAATTTTTCAATAAGTACACCAGCTTTTTTTACAAATCTATTTATCCCAAAAGATGATGTTAAAGAGTTCGAAGATTTGTTTAAAAAAGTTAGACATTATAAATTGATGATATTTTCAGAAGATTCAACATCATTAGATGAAAAATTTGATAGGTTTATTAAACGTAAAAATTACATATCTTTTTTCAGAATAAATAAAAATAGAGACAAGGTTCAATTTTATCTTTTAAAGAATAAAAATAAAATTAAAGAAATAGTTATTAAAATTAAAAGTGATGGTTCTTTAACATTATTGGGGTTAAAAACTAATTACTCGCAACTTAAACAATATTATTGA
- a CDS encoding arsenate reductase family protein, with translation MKKIYYLKTCDTCRRILKDMDTSDYILQEIKTEPITVKQLDEIHSLTNNYEVLFSRRAKKYKQMDLKNQELTEKDFRQLILEEYTFLKRPVIVNNNEVYVGNTKKRVDKH, from the coding sequence ATGAAAAAAATATACTACTTAAAAACCTGTGATACTTGTAGAAGAATTTTAAAAGATATGGACACTTCAGACTATATTTTACAGGAAATAAAAACTGAACCAATTACAGTAAAACAATTAGATGAAATACATTCGCTTACCAATAACTATGAGGTTTTATTTAGCAGAAGAGCAAAAAAATACAAACAAATGGATTTAAAAAATCAAGAATTAACTGAAAAAGATTTCCGCCAGTTAATACTTGAAGAATATACCTTTTTAAAACGTCCTGTTATTGTTAATAACAATGAAGTTTATGTTGGAAATACAAAAAAAAGGGTTGACAAACACTAA
- a CDS encoding DinB family protein — protein sequence MQQQLETLIETRKFTLKVIEHCTIEQLNKIPKGFKNNIAWNLAHLVVTQQLLCYKLSGLTCLISEEMIENFQKGTAPTYIISEAEFELIKKQFIALPNQLKEDYFKGIFKNYYEYETSVNITLKNIEDGIFFNSFHEGIHLGVILQLLKFI from the coding sequence ATGCAACAGCAGTTAGAAACATTGATAGAAACAAGAAAATTCACATTAAAAGTTATTGAACATTGTACCATTGAGCAATTAAATAAAATTCCGAAAGGATTTAAAAATAACATTGCTTGGAATTTGGCACATTTGGTAGTAACACAGCAACTGTTGTGCTATAAGCTTTCTGGGTTAACCTGCTTAATTTCAGAAGAAATGATTGAAAATTTTCAAAAAGGAACAGCACCAACCTATATAATTTCTGAAGCTGAATTTGAATTGATAAAAAAACAATTCATAGCACTTCCAAATCAATTAAAAGAAGATTATTTTAAAGGTATTTTTAAAAATTATTACGAATATGAAACTAGCGTTAACATTACTTTAAAAAACATTGAGGATGGCATTTTTTTTAACAGTTTTCACGAAGGAATACATCTTGGAGTGATACTTCAATTATTAAAGTTTATATAA